In the genome of Candidatus Eisenbacteria bacterium, the window CCAACCTCGCGATGCCGCTCGGGTCGCGAAAGGAGTCCGATCGTTCTCTCCCGCCGACCCCGCCCCTCGGGTGGCGCGACGTTGGGCGTGTTGCTGTGGGGGCGCGGCAGCGGAGCGGCCGCGTCGGGCGGGGCGGCCGAAAGGCAGGTGACGGCGATGATGCGCATGCTCTTCGCGCTCCTCATCGCGGCCCTTTGGATCTGTGGTTGCATCTCGGAGGATCCAGCCCCCGTGTCCGACACGGGCACGGTCGTGTTCCTCTCCATGGAGGGAGGTTTCTTCGGCATTGTGGACGATCACGGCAGGCGCTGGGATCCGTTCGGTTTGCCGGAGGAGCTTCAAGTGGACAGCCTCCGCGTGCAGTTCGAGGGGATCCCCGCCGAGAGGGCCACGTTTCACATGTGGGGCCGAGCCATCGACCTGACGTCCATCACGCGGCTCAACGGATCCCTTCCCTGATCCACCTTCCTCGGGACTCCTCGCTTCGTGATGTCGATCCGGACGCTCGACCGAATCGAGGCACCCGTCGCCGGGATCCTGGCCGTCGCCGGCGTTGTCCCCGGGGATGCCGACAAGAACCCGCTCTATCTCCTTCTCAAACAAGCACTTTGGCGGCTTGGATCGCGCGGAGCCTCTCGCGCTTCTCCGGGTCGGGCCGGGTGCGGCGCGCGGTCTTCCGCCCCCGAAGCCGCTCCTTCGACGGGGGCGCGCCCGTCCGGGATCACCGCGCCGGCGGGCGACCCGATCGGCCCCGCGCCAGCGCGCCGTCGTTGACAGAAGCCCGTATCCTAGCGTAGATTGGGAACGCGCTTCCGTCGCGCGTCGAGCCGTGCGATCGGCGCCGGCGGCGCGCGTCGCAAGGAGGGACCCTCTCCCCGTGGGATCAGTCATCGTTCGGCGGATGCACCTCGATGAGGTGGATCCCCTTCATCTATTCGGGCCGGGCGACAGGAACCTTCGGCTCATCCAGGATTCCTATCCCTCGGTGCAGCTCGTCGCCCGCGGCGGCGACATCTATCTGGAGGGGGAGGAGCGGGACGTCCGCCGGATCGAAACGCTTCTCGCCGAGCTCGTCGCGCTCGTCAAGCAGGGGCGAGTCCTTCAGGACACCGATGTCCGCTACGCGATGAGCGTCGGGACCGAGGAGGGGAACGGCGGGCTCTCGACCCTCTACGAGCCGGGGAAGCAGTACTTCCGCCTCAAGAAGGCGGTCAAGCCGAAGACGCTCGGGCAAGAAGAGTACCTCCGCGCCCTCGAGAAGTACGACATCGTCTTCTCCATCGGGCCTGCCGGGACGGGGAAGACGTATCTCGCCGTCGCGGCGGCCGTCTCGGCGCTTCGAGCTCGCGAGAAGAACCGGATCGTCCTCGTGCGTCCGGCCGTCGAGGCGGGGGAGAACCTCGGCTTCCTACCGGGCGACTTCCAGGAAAAGGTTGATCCCTACCTCCGCCCCCTGTATGATGCCCTCCACGATCTGATGGGCGCCGAGAGGATCCAAAGGGCCTTCGACATGGGGATCCTCGAGGTGGCGCCGCTCGCGTACATGAGGGGGCGGACCCTCGCGGACGCGTTCGTCATCCTGGACGAGGCTCAGAACACCACCATCGGGCAGATGAAGATGTTCCTCACGCGCCTCGGGACGAACTCCCGGGCGGTCATCACCGGGGACATCACCCAGGTGGACCTCCCGGAGCCGTCTGAATCGGGTCTCATCAAGATCCAGGCGATCCTTGCGGACATTCCGGAGATCAAGTTTGTGTACCTGACCGAGCGGGACGTGGTCCGGCATCATCTGGTCCAGCGGATCATCCGAGCCTTCGACAACCATCCCGGAGGGGCGGCCTCGAAACCGCGCCCCGAACGGGACCCGGAATCGAGAAGCGAGGGCTGACCGTTGAAGATCTTTCCATTCCGATCGGCCGCCGCTCGCGCGAGAAAGGGCCCCGAGCGCCCGCCCCGTTTCGGCGCCGAAGTCCGGGAGGGATTCCGCGCCCTCTCCTGGCGGCGTACGGGCCTCGCCGTCTGCGTCGTCTCGGCCGTCACGGCTCTCTATCTCCCGCTCGGTTCGGGCAAGTTCTTCCTCCCCGCGGAGGGGCAGATCGTCAAGGAGGACATCCTCGCGCCGTTCGAGTTTCCGGTTCTGAAAGACGAGGAAACCCTCC includes:
- a CDS encoding PhoH family protein, with the protein product MHLDEVDPLHLFGPGDRNLRLIQDSYPSVQLVARGGDIYLEGEERDVRRIETLLAELVALVKQGRVLQDTDVRYAMSVGTEEGNGGLSTLYEPGKQYFRLKKAVKPKTLGQEEYLRALEKYDIVFSIGPAGTGKTYLAVAAAVSALRAREKNRIVLVRPAVEAGENLGFLPGDFQEKVDPYLRPLYDALHDLMGAERIQRAFDMGILEVAPLAYMRGRTLADAFVILDEAQNTTIGQMKMFLTRLGTNSRAVITGDITQVDLPEPSESGLIKIQAILADIPEIKFVYLTERDVVRHHLVQRIIRAFDNHPGGAASKPRPERDPESRSEG